One stretch of Paraburkholderia fungorum DNA includes these proteins:
- a CDS encoding oxygenase MpaB family protein, producing MSDQTSQSGSPNGIAQLLTRRLRAKLAAGVTHLTSGSGPVLDYSSPPGDPGLFGPDSVCWKVHADFTSMMTGGISALLLQALHPVALAGVWDHSTFRTDILGRLRRTATFIAGTTYGNRHDALALIERVKRIHLGVTGVAPDGRPYRASEPALLTWVHVAEVSSFMTAHLRYVNPQLPVAAQDQYFAETARIAEMLGASDIPRSRAEIDAYLLAMQPELVASGRTRELVRILMNAPAPSISMRPAGVLMLNAGVDLLPDWAQNMLGFERYAAVRRALTRPGVRLVAPIIRWALVNGVSKRARRRVAAGAKEAD from the coding sequence ATGTCCGACCAGACCAGTCAATCCGGCTCGCCCAACGGCATCGCACAATTGCTCACGCGCCGCCTGCGCGCGAAACTCGCCGCCGGTGTCACGCATCTGACGAGCGGCAGCGGCCCCGTACTCGACTACTCGTCGCCGCCAGGAGATCCCGGTCTGTTCGGCCCCGACTCCGTGTGCTGGAAAGTCCACGCCGATTTCACATCGATGATGACCGGCGGAATCAGCGCGCTGCTGCTTCAGGCCTTGCACCCCGTGGCGCTCGCCGGTGTGTGGGATCACTCCACGTTCCGCACCGATATTCTCGGGCGCTTGCGCCGCACCGCTACGTTTATCGCGGGGACGACTTACGGCAACCGGCACGATGCGCTCGCGCTGATAGAACGCGTGAAGCGCATTCATCTCGGCGTGACCGGCGTCGCGCCCGACGGCCGTCCTTATCGTGCCAGCGAGCCCGCGCTGTTGACGTGGGTGCATGTCGCTGAAGTGTCGAGTTTCATGACCGCTCACTTGCGCTACGTGAACCCGCAACTGCCGGTTGCCGCGCAAGACCAGTATTTCGCGGAAACAGCGCGCATCGCCGAAATGCTCGGTGCTTCGGATATTCCCCGCTCGCGCGCTGAGATCGACGCATACCTGCTGGCCATGCAGCCCGAGCTGGTCGCGAGCGGGCGTACTCGCGAACTCGTCAGGATTCTGATGAACGCACCGGCTCCAAGCATTTCCATGCGGCCTGCGGGCGTGTTGATGCTCAATGCCGGTGTCGATCTTCTGCCGGACTGGGCGCAAAACATGTTGGGATTCGAGCGTTACGCAGCGGTTCGTCGTGCGTTGACGCGGCCGGGGGTTAGGCTTGTCGCGCCGATAATTCGCTGGGCGCTGGTGAATGGCGTGTCCAAGCGGGCGCGTCGGCGGGTTGCGGCTGGGGCAAAGGAAGCTGATTGA
- the ruvA gene encoding Holliday junction branch migration protein RuvA has translation MIGRIAGVLLEKNPPHLLVDCNGIGYEVDVPMSTFYNLPSTGERIVLLTQMIVREDAHLLYGFGTADERATFRELLKISGIGARMALAVLSGMSVHELAQTVTIQDAARLTRVPGIGKKTAERLLLELKGKLGADLGAMAGAASASDHASDILNALLALGYSEKEALAAVKNVPAGTGISEGIKLALKALSKG, from the coding sequence ATGATCGGTCGCATTGCCGGCGTTCTGCTGGAAAAAAACCCGCCGCATCTGCTCGTCGACTGCAACGGTATCGGTTACGAAGTCGATGTGCCGATGAGCACGTTCTACAACCTGCCCTCCACCGGCGAACGCATCGTCCTGCTCACACAGATGATCGTGCGCGAAGACGCGCATCTGCTATACGGCTTCGGCACCGCCGACGAACGGGCGACCTTCCGCGAACTGCTGAAAATCTCCGGCATTGGCGCACGCATGGCGCTCGCGGTGCTGTCGGGCATGAGCGTGCACGAACTCGCGCAGACCGTCACGATTCAGGACGCGGCGCGCCTGACTCGCGTGCCTGGCATCGGCAAGAAGACGGCGGAGCGGCTGCTCCTCGAACTGAAGGGCAAGCTCGGCGCCGACCTGGGCGCGATGGCGGGCGCGGCGTCGGCATCCGACCATGCTTCCGATATCCTGAACGCATTGCTCGCATTGGGTTACTCCGAAAAAGAAGCGTTGGCCGCGGTCAAGAACGTGCCTGCCGGTACCGGGATTTCCGAGGGCATCAAGCTGGCATTGAAGGCGTTGTCGAAGGGTTGA
- the dtd gene encoding D-aminoacyl-tRNA deacylase, with the protein MIALIQRVRRAEVRVADRVTGAIEAGLLALVCAERGDTEAAADRLLAKVLGYRVFSDAAGKMNLSVQNLDGAGRAGGLLLVSQFTLAADTNSGLRPSFTPAAPPDEGKRLFDYFVAAARGKHPIVETGEFGADMQVSLVNDGPVTFWLQTNA; encoded by the coding sequence ATGATCGCGCTGATCCAACGCGTGCGGCGTGCCGAAGTGCGCGTCGCCGACCGGGTGACCGGCGCGATCGAAGCCGGACTGCTCGCGCTGGTTTGCGCCGAGCGCGGCGACACCGAGGCGGCCGCCGACCGGCTGCTCGCCAAGGTGCTCGGCTACCGCGTGTTCAGCGACGCGGCGGGCAAGATGAATCTCTCCGTGCAGAATCTCGATGGCGCAGGGCGCGCGGGTGGACTGCTGCTCGTGTCGCAATTCACGCTGGCCGCTGATACCAACAGCGGTCTGCGACCGAGTTTCACGCCAGCTGCGCCGCCGGACGAGGGCAAGCGCCTGTTCGATTACTTTGTAGCAGCGGCGCGCGGGAAGCATCCCATCGTCGAAACCGGCGAGTTCGGCGCGGATATGCAGGTTTCGCTCGTCAACGACGGGCCAGTCACGTTCTGGTTGCAGACGAACGCCTGA
- the ruvB gene encoding Holliday junction branch migration DNA helicase RuvB has protein sequence MIETDKLAAERIIAATPVSSNEEAFERALRPRQLEEYVGQEKVRGQLEIFIEAAKRRSESLDHVLLFGPPGLGKTTLAHIIAREMGVNLRQTSGPVLERAGDLAALLTNLEANDVLFIDEIHRLSPVVEEILYPALEDYQIDIMIGEGPAARSVKLDLQPFTLVGATTRAGMLTNPLRDRFGIVARLEFYNSEELARIVTRSASLLNAQIHPDGAFEIAKRARGTPRIANRLLRRVRDFAEVKADGNITAQVADAALKMLDVDGVGFDLMDRKLLEAILHKFDGGPVGVDNLAAAIGEERDTIEDVLEPYLIQQGFLQRTPRGRVATLLTYRHFGLSAPDSSSALPGIWDSAAK, from the coding sequence ATGATCGAAACCGACAAACTCGCCGCTGAGCGCATCATCGCGGCCACGCCCGTGTCATCGAACGAAGAAGCGTTCGAGCGCGCGTTGCGCCCGCGTCAGCTCGAAGAATATGTCGGGCAGGAAAAAGTGCGCGGCCAGCTCGAAATCTTCATCGAGGCCGCCAAACGCCGTTCAGAATCGCTCGACCACGTGTTGCTGTTCGGGCCGCCGGGGTTGGGCAAAACCACGCTCGCGCACATCATCGCGCGTGAGATGGGGGTCAATCTACGGCAAACCTCCGGGCCGGTGCTCGAACGCGCGGGCGACCTCGCCGCGCTGCTGACCAACCTCGAAGCAAACGACGTTCTTTTCATCGACGAAATCCATCGGCTCTCGCCGGTCGTCGAAGAAATTCTGTACCCGGCGCTCGAGGACTATCAGATCGACATCATGATCGGTGAAGGACCGGCCGCGCGCAGCGTGAAGCTCGATCTGCAACCGTTCACGCTGGTCGGCGCAACGACGCGCGCGGGCATGCTGACCAATCCGCTGCGCGACCGCTTCGGTATCGTCGCGCGGCTCGAGTTCTATAACTCCGAAGAACTGGCTCGCATCGTCACGCGGTCGGCTTCGCTGCTGAACGCGCAGATTCATCCGGACGGCGCGTTCGAAATCGCCAAGCGTGCACGCGGCACGCCGCGTATCGCGAACCGCCTGCTACGTCGCGTGCGCGATTTCGCCGAAGTGAAAGCCGACGGCAACATCACCGCGCAGGTGGCCGACGCGGCGCTCAAAATGCTCGACGTCGACGGCGTCGGCTTCGACCTGATGGACCGAAAGCTGCTCGAAGCGATCCTGCACAAGTTCGACGGCGGCCCGGTCGGTGTCGACAACCTGGCGGCGGCAATCGGCGAAGAACGCGACACGATCGAAGACGTGCTCGAACCGTATCTGATCCAGCAAGGTTTCCTGCAACGTACGCCGCGCGGCCGCGTCGCCACGCTGCTGACCTACCGGCATTTCGGCCTCTCCGCGCCGGATTCATCGAGCGCGCTGCCAGGCATCTGGGACTCGGCCGCGAAGTGA
- the ruvC gene encoding crossover junction endodeoxyribonuclease RuvC translates to MRILGIDPGLRVTGFGVIDQSGHKLSYVASGIIKTADADLPSRLGTIFDGISTLVRQHSPDQSAIEKVFVNVNPQSTLLLGQARGAAICGLVAGGVPVAEYTALQLKQAVVGYGRATKEQMQQMVVRLLNLSGVPSTDAADALGMAICHAHGGTTLSTLGGIAPSLAKKGLRVRRGRLVG, encoded by the coding sequence ATGAGAATTCTCGGCATCGACCCCGGCTTGCGCGTCACTGGCTTCGGCGTGATCGATCAAAGCGGCCACAAGCTCAGTTACGTCGCGAGCGGCATCATCAAAACTGCCGACGCCGATCTGCCCTCACGCCTGGGCACTATTTTCGACGGCATATCAACGTTGGTCCGCCAGCATTCGCCGGATCAATCGGCGATCGAAAAAGTGTTCGTCAACGTCAATCCGCAGTCCACGTTGCTGCTCGGCCAGGCGCGCGGCGCGGCGATCTGCGGACTGGTGGCGGGCGGCGTGCCGGTCGCCGAATACACCGCGCTGCAATTGAAGCAGGCCGTGGTGGGCTACGGCCGCGCGACCAAAGAGCAGATGCAGCAGATGGTGGTGCGGCTGCTCAATCTCTCAGGCGTCCCCAGCACCGACGCCGCCGACGCGCTCGGCATGGCTATCTGCCATGCGCACGGAGGCACGACCCTGAGCACGCTGGGAGGAATTGCGCCTTCGCTGGCGAAGAAGGGATTGCGCGTGCGGCGCGGGCGTCTGGTCGGATAA
- a CDS encoding LysE family translocator: MLSLTTLALFAGACLALTVTPGPDMLLIASRSVSQGRSAGFASLAGIQAGTYCHALAAAFGLSQLFLAVPLAYDVVRFAGAAYLLYLAWKTIRAQRTVLSPDASMKRYPVGRIFRQGLFTNLLNPKMALFVLALFPQFVRPEAGSVALQIMMLATVLNLIGFCVNGTVILMASKLSRTLSAGRRPSRAPQYVLGTVFAGLACRLALASRN, from the coding sequence ATGCTGAGCCTCACCACTCTCGCGCTGTTTGCCGGCGCGTGCCTCGCGTTGACCGTTACGCCCGGTCCCGACATGTTGCTGATTGCGTCGCGCAGTGTGAGTCAGGGGCGGTCGGCGGGCTTTGCGTCGCTGGCGGGCATTCAGGCTGGCACTTACTGCCACGCGTTGGCAGCGGCGTTCGGTCTGTCGCAACTCTTTCTCGCCGTGCCGTTGGCGTACGACGTCGTGCGTTTTGCGGGTGCCGCGTATCTGCTGTATCTCGCGTGGAAAACGATTCGAGCGCAACGCACGGTGCTGTCGCCGGATGCGTCGATGAAGCGGTATCCGGTTGGCCGGATCTTCCGGCAGGGCCTCTTCACGAATCTGCTGAATCCGAAAATGGCGCTCTTCGTGCTCGCGCTGTTTCCGCAATTCGTGCGACCAGAGGCGGGGTCCGTCGCGTTGCAGATCATGATGCTGGCGACCGTGCTGAATCTGATCGGATTCTGCGTGAACGGCACCGTAATTCTGATGGCGAGCAAATTGAGCCGCACTTTGTCGGCAGGGCGGCGGCCGTCGCGAGCGCCGCAATATGTGCTGGGCACTGTGTTTGCGGGACTCGCTTGCCGCCTGGCGCTTGCGAGCCGCAACTGA
- the purH gene encoding bifunctional phosphoribosylaminoimidazolecarboxamide formyltransferase/IMP cyclohydrolase: protein MIKQALISVSDKSGIVDFAKSLSDLGIKILSTGGTAKLLADAGLSVTEVADYTGFPEMLDGRVKTLHPKVHGGILARRDLPEHMAALEKHDIPTIDLLVVNLYPFVQTVSKEECSLEDAIENIDIGGPTMLRSAAKNHRDVTVVVDPADYAVVLDEMRANANAVSYKTNFRLATKVYAHTAQYDGAITNYLTSLTDELQHSSRNTYPATFNLAFDKVQDLRYGENPHQSAAFYRDLSVPAGALANYNQLQGKELSYNNIADSDAAWECVKTFDVPACVIVKHANPCGVAVGADANEAYSKAFQTDPTSAFGGIIAFNREVDAAAAQAVAKQFVEVLIAPSFSAEARQVFAAKQNVRLLEIALGEGHNAFDLKRVGGGLLVQSLDSKNVQPDELRVVTKRQPTAKEMDDLLFAWRVAKYVKSNAIVFCANGMTLGVGAGQMSRVDSARIASIKAQNAGLTLAGSAVASDAFFPFRDGLDVVVAAGATCVIQPGGSMRDDEVIGAADEHNIAMVLTGVRHFRH from the coding sequence ATGATCAAGCAAGCGCTCATCTCCGTTTCCGACAAGTCAGGCATCGTCGACTTCGCCAAGTCGCTGTCGGACCTCGGCATCAAGATCCTGTCGACCGGCGGCACCGCGAAACTGCTCGCGGACGCAGGCCTCTCCGTCACCGAAGTCGCCGACTACACGGGCTTCCCGGAAATGCTCGACGGGCGCGTGAAAACGCTGCATCCGAAGGTGCACGGCGGCATTCTTGCCCGCCGCGACCTGCCGGAACACATGGCAGCGCTTGAAAAGCACGACATTCCGACCATCGACCTGCTGGTCGTGAATCTGTACCCGTTCGTGCAGACCGTGTCGAAAGAAGAATGCTCGCTCGAAGACGCCATCGAGAACATCGACATTGGCGGCCCGACCATGCTGCGCTCGGCGGCGAAGAATCACCGCGACGTGACCGTCGTGGTCGATCCGGCCGACTACGCAGTCGTGCTCGACGAAATGCGCGCGAACGCCAACGCGGTGTCGTACAAGACGAATTTCCGTCTGGCCACCAAGGTGTACGCGCACACCGCGCAGTACGACGGCGCGATCACCAACTACCTGACGAGCCTGACCGACGAACTGCAGCACTCGTCGCGCAACACGTATCCGGCCACGTTCAACCTCGCTTTCGACAAGGTGCAGGATCTGCGCTACGGCGAAAACCCGCACCAAAGCGCCGCGTTCTATCGCGACCTGAGCGTGCCGGCCGGCGCACTGGCGAACTACAACCAGTTGCAGGGCAAGGAACTGTCGTACAACAACATCGCCGATTCCGACGCAGCGTGGGAATGCGTGAAGACTTTCGACGTGCCGGCCTGCGTGATCGTCAAGCATGCGAATCCGTGCGGCGTGGCAGTGGGCGCGGACGCGAACGAAGCGTATTCGAAGGCGTTCCAGACCGATCCGACCTCGGCGTTCGGCGGCATCATCGCGTTCAACCGCGAAGTGGATGCGGCGGCGGCGCAAGCGGTGGCGAAGCAGTTTGTCGAAGTGCTGATCGCGCCGTCGTTCAGCGCTGAAGCGCGTCAGGTGTTCGCGGCCAAGCAGAACGTGCGTCTGCTGGAAATCGCGCTGGGCGAAGGCCACAACGCGTTCGATCTGAAGCGTGTTGGCGGCGGCCTGCTGGTTCAATCGCTCGATTCGAAGAACGTGCAGCCGGACGAATTGCGTGTCGTGACGAAGCGTCAGCCGACGGCAAAAGAAATGGACGACCTGCTGTTTGCATGGCGCGTGGCGAAGTACGTGAAGTCGAATGCGATCGTGTTCTGCGCGAACGGCATGACGCTTGGCGTCGGCGCGGGTCAGATGAGCCGCGTGGATTCGGCTCGTATCGCGAGCATCAAGGCGCAGAACGCTGGCTTGACGCTGGCGGGTTCGGCGGTGGCGTCGGACGCGTTCTTCCCGTTCCGTGACGGTCTCGACGTGGTTGTTGCCGCGGGCGCGACGTGCGTGATTCAGCCGGGCGGCTCGATGCGCGACGACGAAGTGATCGGCGCCGCGGACGAGCACAACATCGCGATGGTGTTGACCGGCGTGCGGCACTTCCGGCATTGA
- a CDS encoding histidine phosphatase family protein encodes MTTQILFIRHGETDWNRIKRIQGHIDIPLATTGVEQAQRLARRIADEAKQGARLDAIYSSDLQRAQQTAQPIADALGLTLQLREGLRERNYGAFQGHDSDEIALRFPDEYAHWQTRDPGFGPPEGESQRAFYHRVVHAIEPLIAAHPGGRIACVAHGGVLDCVRRFACQLPLDAPRDYPLLNTSVNIVDFDDGHASIVSWGDVSHLDAPGADDGFRKKVSEPGL; translated from the coding sequence ATGACTACGCAGATTCTGTTCATCCGGCACGGCGAAACCGACTGGAACCGCATCAAGCGCATTCAAGGTCACATCGATATTCCCTTGGCGACGACCGGCGTGGAGCAGGCGCAGCGCCTCGCACGCCGTATCGCTGACGAGGCGAAGCAGGGCGCGCGGCTCGACGCGATCTATTCGAGCGATCTGCAACGCGCGCAACAAACTGCGCAGCCCATCGCCGATGCGCTCGGCTTGACGCTGCAACTTCGCGAAGGTCTGCGCGAACGCAATTACGGCGCGTTCCAGGGCCATGACAGCGACGAGATCGCGCTGCGTTTTCCCGACGAATACGCACACTGGCAAACCCGCGACCCTGGCTTTGGCCCGCCCGAAGGCGAGTCGCAGCGCGCGTTTTATCATCGCGTGGTGCATGCAATCGAGCCTCTGATCGCGGCGCACCCCGGCGGTCGGATTGCGTGCGTTGCGCATGGCGGCGTGCTTGATTGCGTGCGCCGGTTTGCGTGCCAATTGCCGCTCGATGCTCCGCGCGATTACCCGCTGCTGAATACGAGCGTGAATATCGTGGATTTCGATGACGGCCACGCGAGCATTGTTTCGTGGGGCGATGTCTCGCATCTCGACGCACCGGGCGCGGACGATGGATTCAGGAAGAAAGTGTCGGAGCCGGGGCTCTGA